In Sphingobacterium sp. PCS056, the following proteins share a genomic window:
- a CDS encoding DUF2200 domain-containing protein produces MKIKSTQDERIAKMLFASVYPHYVAKVVKKGRTKEELHRVIQWLTGFDDVTLQQQIDEKVTFEIFFDQANLNSNATLITGVICGYRVEEIENQLTRKVRYLDKIVDELAKGKKIEKIMRRSE; encoded by the coding sequence ATGAAAATCAAGAGTACACAGGATGAACGTATCGCTAAAATGCTTTTCGCATCCGTTTATCCTCATTATGTCGCAAAAGTTGTAAAGAAAGGCCGAACTAAAGAAGAGTTACATCGGGTGATTCAATGGCTAACTGGATTTGATGATGTGACGTTGCAGCAGCAAATTGATGAGAAAGTGACTTTTGAAATCTTCTTCGATCAGGCGAATCTTAATTCGAACGCAACGTTGATTACTGGTGTCATTTGTGGCTATCGTGTTGAAGAAATAGAAAACCAGCTAACACGGAAGGTGAGGTATTTAGATAAAATCGTAGATGAATTAGCAAAAGGAAAAAAGATAGAAAAAATTATGCGTCGTTCAGAATAA
- a CDS encoding 2-hydroxyacid dehydrogenase: MKIAFFSTKPYDKQFFEKENEKYGFELNFYETHLGPHIVNAIEKEDAVCVFVNDRLNREVIEVLAQKGVKIIALRCAGFNNVDMDAAKEFGIYICRVPAYSPEAVAEHAMAMLLTLNRKTHKAYNRVREQNFSLNGLLGFNLYQKKIGVIGTGKIGKAFAKIALGFGAEVIAYDLYPDQSLSELKVKYVDLETLFTQSDIISLHCPLTVDNHYLINKESIDKMKSGVTIINTSRGNLINTTDAIQALKNRQIGLLGIDVYEQEEKLFFKDLSATIIDDDTIQLLMSFPNVLLTAHQAFFTKEALEQISQRTLKSIDELLQNGATDQEVLL, encoded by the coding sequence TTGAAAAAGAAAATGAAAAATATGGTTTCGAACTCAATTTTTACGAAACACATTTAGGACCTCATATCGTAAATGCGATAGAAAAAGAAGATGCTGTTTGTGTTTTTGTCAATGATCGATTAAATAGGGAAGTTATAGAAGTGCTTGCCCAAAAAGGTGTAAAAATAATTGCCTTACGGTGTGCGGGTTTTAACAACGTTGACATGGATGCTGCCAAAGAATTTGGTATTTACATTTGTCGTGTACCGGCATATTCACCCGAAGCCGTTGCTGAACATGCCATGGCTATGTTACTGACTTTGAATCGTAAAACTCATAAAGCATACAATCGTGTACGAGAACAAAATTTTTCACTAAACGGATTATTAGGATTCAATTTATATCAGAAAAAAATTGGTGTGATTGGAACAGGTAAGATCGGAAAAGCTTTTGCAAAAATTGCTTTGGGTTTTGGCGCCGAAGTGATTGCTTATGACCTATATCCAGATCAATCGCTCAGTGAACTTAAGGTGAAATATGTCGATTTAGAGACCCTTTTTACGCAATCAGATATCATATCGTTGCACTGCCCACTAACTGTTGACAATCATTACTTAATTAACAAAGAATCGATTGATAAGATGAAAAGTGGTGTCACCATTATTAACACCAGCAGAGGCAACTTGATCAATACTACCGATGCTATACAAGCCTTAAAAAACAGACAAATTGGACTTCTTGGCATTGACGTTTATGAACAAGAAGAAAAACTTTTTTTCAAAGATTTGTCCGCGACAATCATAGACGATGATACTATTCAGTTATTAATGAGTTTTCCCAATGTTTTGCTAACTGCACATCAGGCTTTTTTTACAAAAGAGGCTTTAGAACAAATCTCACAAAGAACACTTAAAAGTATAGATGAATTGCTGCAAAATGGAGCAACAGATCAAGAAGTATTACTTTAA
- a CDS encoding DUF4230 domain-containing protein, translated as MAKFLKIVFILAIITVLGWLVWSKLENKTTTVTTHQLLIERIEAMGKLELVKYRLSDVLEHKNVSTFLPDASVLLIIKADAVGCIDLTKVKSEDIQVYGDSVAMKLPKPEICYIKIDHKSSRVYDTKMAFFREADLVDEAYKNAEKEIASEVKKSDILLQTRTNALNVFTPLLKSLGFNKVSLSFEE; from the coding sequence ATGGCAAAATTTTTAAAAATAGTATTCATATTAGCAATTATTACTGTCTTAGGTTGGTTGGTTTGGTCAAAGCTTGAAAATAAAACCACAACAGTAACGACACATCAGCTTTTGATCGAGCGCATCGAAGCAATGGGCAAACTAGAACTGGTCAAATACAGATTGAGTGATGTACTTGAACATAAAAACGTTTCCACATTCTTACCCGATGCGAGCGTTCTTTTGATCATCAAAGCAGATGCCGTAGGCTGTATCGATTTGACAAAAGTAAAATCAGAAGATATCCAAGTTTATGGAGACTCTGTTGCAATGAAACTACCTAAACCCGAAATTTGTTACATCAAGATCGATCATAAATCTTCACGTGTATATGATACCAAGATGGCATTTTTCCGAGAAGCAGATCTCGTAGACGAAGCCTATAAAAATGCAGAAAAGGAAATTGCATCAGAAGTTAAAAAGTCCGACATCTTACTACAGACCCGCACAAATGCGCTGAATGTATTTACACCACTATTAAAAAGTTTAGGTTTCAATAAGGTGAGCCTTTCATTTGAAGAATAA
- a CDS encoding GH92 family glycosyl hydrolase has protein sequence MNIKILLTLNDCRIPLKSWIAIHAVYKFINWQKISSVLLFIFMLQYAVAQKKPIDFVNPFIGTTNYGTTNPGAQVPQGLMNVSPFNVMGSSLNKFNKDAQWWSTPYEYHNKFFTGFSHVNLSGVGCPDMGSLLLMPTTGDLQVDYKNYGSTYKDEHASPGYYSNYLEKYGVKTEATASLRTGISRFTFPKGKSHILLNLGEGLTNETGATMRFVNDHEIEGSKLLGSFCYVNNQAVYPIYFVMRLSKKPIQKGYWKFQRSGDAWENEWNKDAGKYKLFTSYQNELSGDDIGAFLSFETIENEQIEVQLGVSFVSIANARENLEQEQPSGGFDQIKTAAAKKWNEDLSKIEVEGGTDDQKTVFYTALYHALIHPNILQDFNGQYPAMESRETLHTNGNRYTVFSLWDTYRNVQPLMSLLFPDRQTEMIKSMIDIYKESGWMPKWELYGRESYTMDGDPAIPVIVDAWMKGIRDYDYQAAYDAFYKSATCVDSTNKIRPDNADYVKYGYVPLRAAFDNSVSHSIEYYLADWNLSQFAASLGKKEDAKLFAERAKGYQHYYSKDYGTFRPILPDGTFLTPFDPLQGANFEPNPGFHEGNAWNYTFAIPHDIPGLVKLMGGKRNFVEKLQATFDKGYFDVTNEPDMLYPHIFSEIEGEEWRTQKLVTEILNTHFKNTAAGIPGNDDTGTMSTWASMNMMGIYPLCPGRPEYTVVTPVFDKVTIHLDAKYHHGKDKLIIRRERQGVECYIKNIAIDGKKSKGFKVSHHDLVNSNEIVITTGSR, from the coding sequence ATGAACATAAAAATCTTACTTACTTTAAACGATTGTAGAATACCTTTGAAATCTTGGATAGCGATACATGCTGTCTATAAATTTATAAATTGGCAGAAAATCAGTTCCGTTCTGCTCTTTATTTTCATGCTACAATATGCTGTTGCGCAAAAAAAACCTATTGACTTTGTCAATCCTTTTATTGGAACCACAAACTATGGTACTACAAATCCTGGGGCTCAGGTTCCGCAGGGCTTAATGAATGTTTCTCCCTTTAATGTGATGGGATCATCTTTGAATAAATTTAATAAGGATGCACAATGGTGGTCAACTCCTTATGAGTATCATAATAAATTTTTCACTGGATTTTCTCATGTTAACCTAAGTGGTGTGGGGTGTCCAGATATGGGAAGTCTTTTGTTGATGCCTACTACAGGGGATCTTCAGGTAGATTATAAAAATTACGGAAGCACTTACAAGGATGAGCATGCTTCGCCAGGATACTATTCTAATTATTTGGAAAAGTATGGTGTTAAAACTGAAGCAACTGCTTCACTTAGAACAGGAATTTCAAGATTTACATTTCCTAAAGGCAAAAGCCATATTTTATTAAATTTAGGAGAAGGGCTTACTAATGAAACGGGGGCTACTATGCGATTTGTAAATGATCATGAGATCGAAGGATCAAAGTTGTTGGGATCGTTTTGCTATGTAAATAATCAGGCTGTATATCCTATTTATTTTGTTATGCGTTTAAGTAAGAAACCAATTCAGAAAGGATATTGGAAATTTCAGCGATCAGGTGATGCTTGGGAAAATGAATGGAATAAAGATGCGGGAAAATATAAACTTTTTACATCGTATCAAAATGAACTTTCGGGTGATGATATTGGGGCATTTTTGAGCTTTGAAACAATAGAAAATGAACAAATTGAAGTTCAGCTAGGGGTTTCTTTTGTTAGTATAGCGAATGCAAGAGAAAATCTGGAGCAGGAGCAACCTAGTGGAGGATTTGATCAGATCAAGACAGCGGCTGCTAAAAAATGGAATGAAGATCTATCTAAAATAGAAGTGGAAGGTGGTACAGATGATCAGAAAACTGTTTTTTATACAGCATTGTATCATGCGCTCATTCATCCTAATATTTTACAAGATTTCAATGGTCAATATCCAGCGATGGAGAGTAGAGAAACGCTCCATACAAATGGTAATCGATACACTGTTTTTTCACTTTGGGATACTTATAGAAATGTTCAACCCTTGATGAGTTTACTGTTTCCAGATCGTCAAACTGAAATGATAAAATCGATGATTGATATTTACAAGGAGAGTGGATGGATGCCTAAGTGGGAATTATATGGCCGAGAGTCCTATACGATGGATGGCGATCCTGCTATTCCTGTTATTGTTGATGCTTGGATGAAAGGTATTCGGGATTACGATTATCAAGCAGCTTATGATGCTTTTTATAAATCTGCCACATGCGTGGATAGTACAAATAAAATAAGACCTGACAATGCTGATTATGTCAAGTATGGATATGTACCTCTCCGTGCAGCATTTGATAATTCTGTTTCTCACTCGATAGAATATTATCTTGCAGACTGGAATCTTTCGCAGTTTGCGGCGTCATTAGGTAAGAAGGAAGATGCAAAATTATTTGCGGAGCGTGCGAAAGGTTATCAGCATTATTATTCTAAAGATTACGGAACATTCAGACCTATACTTCCAGATGGAACTTTTTTAACTCCTTTTGATCCTTTACAAGGCGCTAATTTTGAGCCCAATCCAGGTTTTCATGAGGGAAATGCATGGAATTATACTTTCGCTATTCCGCATGATATTCCTGGCTTAGTGAAATTAATGGGCGGTAAGCGTAATTTTGTTGAAAAACTTCAGGCTACTTTTGATAAAGGCTATTTTGATGTGACCAATGAACCTGATATGCTGTACCCACATATCTTTTCTGAAATAGAGGGTGAAGAATGGCGTACTCAAAAATTAGTAACGGAAATATTAAATACTCATTTTAAAAATACAGCAGCGGGTATACCTGGAAATGATGATACCGGTACGATGTCTACTTGGGCTTCTATGAATATGATGGGGATTTATCCCCTTTGTCCAGGAAGACCTGAATATACGGTAGTGACACCAGTGTTTGATAAAGTAACCATTCATTTGGATGCTAAGTATCATCATGGAAAGGATAAATTAATTATTAGACGTGAGCGTCAAGGAGTGGAATGCTATATTAAAAACATTGCTATAGATGGAAAAAAATCAAAAGGATTTAAAGTCTCTCATCATGATCTTGTAAATAGTAATGAGATCGTGATTACTACAGGTAGTCGTTAA
- a CDS encoding Rrf2 family transcriptional regulator translates to MNNTRFSTALHILTLLADSGDNWVNSDWIAGSININAAMVRKELSTLQDAGFVVGRKGKVGGSMLNKPSEDISLADIYVAVKNSEILGKKNLSPNPNCPVGKRINGELEKLYAETDQLVIRSLRGISLENFAKKFR, encoded by the coding sequence ATGAATAACACACGATTTTCAACGGCATTACATATATTGACTTTATTGGCCGATAGTGGGGATAATTGGGTAAATTCGGATTGGATTGCAGGAAGTATTAATATTAATGCGGCGATGGTCAGAAAAGAATTGAGTACGCTGCAAGATGCTGGCTTTGTCGTAGGACGTAAGGGCAAAGTAGGTGGGTCAATGTTAAATAAGCCTAGCGAAGATATATCACTAGCCGATATTTATGTCGCGGTGAAGAATTCGGAAATATTAGGTAAAAAGAATTTAAGTCCTAATCCCAATTGTCCAGTTGGTAAAAGGATTAATGGGGAGTTGGAGAAGTTGTATGCTGAAACAGACCAACTGGTTATTCGTTCATTAAGAGGCATATCATTAGAAAATTTTGCAAAAAAATTTCGTTGA
- a CDS encoding alpha/beta hydrolase, with translation MTKYLSVFIAIIFSSYNAYSQKAIILGQRDHIHSTVLGENRTINIYLPENYSATDTIKYPIIYILDGGVEEDFIHLVGIVRYYTQPWIAQFPKSIIVGIENTNRKRDFTFAVPNLDFLEKEGFKKENFSQYGKSAAYIAFLERELQPYMENKYHANTDRTIIGESLAGLLASEILVKKPHLFSKYIIIAPSLWWGEQKLLHESKDALHAHVNNPLNVYLGVPNKDEDVKMYKESINFYKMLKQTNNINVCFDYLPQELHATIVHQAVYNAFKKLYPKK, from the coding sequence ATGACAAAGTATCTATCAGTATTCATTGCAATTATTTTCTCGTCGTATAACGCGTATTCTCAAAAAGCAATTATCCTTGGACAAAGAGATCATATACATTCTACAGTACTTGGAGAAAACAGAACAATCAATATATATTTACCAGAAAATTATAGTGCTACCGACACGATCAAATACCCCATTATTTATATATTAGATGGTGGTGTAGAAGAAGATTTTATTCATCTAGTTGGGATCGTTCGTTATTATACACAACCGTGGATTGCGCAATTTCCAAAATCAATTATTGTTGGGATCGAAAATACGAATAGAAAAAGAGATTTCACCTTTGCAGTTCCCAACCTCGACTTCCTGGAAAAAGAAGGTTTTAAGAAAGAAAATTTTTCTCAGTATGGAAAATCAGCAGCATACATTGCATTTCTGGAAAGAGAACTACAGCCCTACATGGAAAATAAATATCATGCAAATACAGATCGTACCATTATTGGAGAATCATTAGCAGGTCTGTTAGCATCTGAAATTCTAGTGAAGAAGCCCCATTTGTTTAGTAAGTATATCATTATAGCACCAAGCCTGTGGTGGGGAGAACAAAAGTTATTACATGAATCTAAAGATGCATTACATGCTCATGTCAACAACCCATTAAACGTCTATTTAGGAGTTCCTAATAAAGATGAAGACGTCAAAATGTACAAGGAATCAATCAACTTTTATAAGATGTTGAAACAAACCAATAACATCAATGTATGTTTTGACTATTTACCACAAGAATTGCACGCAACAATTGTTCACCAAGCCGTATACAATGCATTTAAAAAATTATACCCAAAGAAATAA
- a CDS encoding SDR family oxidoreductase produces the protein MKIGITGATGHLGRLVVKQLKEKVAADHIVALVRNTQKAAELGVESRIFDYDKPETLSGSLQGIDHLLLISGNEIGQRKTQHENVILAAQEAGVKWIVYTSLLHADTSSLSLAEEHLLTEKALQSSGIPYTILRNGWYTENYTASVPAAITHGVLIGSAGEGQISSAARADYAEAAAVVLTSSNEQGKVYELVGDEAYTLADLAAEISKQTGKTIPYQNLSEAEYTAALIGAGLPEGLAAAFASFDVGASKGDLYDNNKQLSSLIGRPTTTLAAAVREALAV, from the coding sequence ATGAAAATAGGAATTACAGGAGCGACCGGACATCTAGGACGTCTAGTGGTAAAACAATTAAAAGAAAAAGTAGCAGCTGATCATATAGTTGCTTTGGTACGCAACACTCAAAAGGCAGCTGAGTTAGGAGTTGAATCGCGTATATTTGATTATGATAAACCTGAGACTTTGAGCGGATCATTGCAAGGTATTGATCATTTATTGTTAATATCTGGTAATGAAATAGGGCAGCGGAAAACTCAGCATGAAAATGTGATCCTTGCAGCTCAAGAAGCAGGAGTGAAGTGGATTGTATATACTAGTCTTTTACATGCTGATACATCTTCCTTGAGCTTAGCAGAAGAACATTTACTTACAGAGAAAGCTCTTCAATCATCTGGTATACCTTATACTATTCTACGCAATGGATGGTATACGGAAAATTATACGGCATCAGTTCCAGCTGCCATTACCCACGGAGTTTTAATTGGTAGTGCGGGTGAGGGGCAAATTTCATCAGCTGCCCGAGCAGATTATGCTGAAGCAGCTGCAGTTGTTTTAACAAGTTCTAATGAGCAAGGTAAAGTATATGAATTAGTAGGTGACGAGGCATATACACTTGCAGATTTAGCTGCTGAAATATCTAAACAAACAGGTAAAACGATTCCATATCAAAATTTAAGTGAGGCTGAGTACACCGCTGCACTAATAGGTGCTGGTTTGCCAGAAGGTTTAGCGGCGGCTTTTGCAAGTTTTGATGTTGGTGCATCAAAAGGAGATTTGTACGATAATAATAAACAATTGTCATCTTTAATTGGTCGTCCTACTACGACATTGGCAGCAGCAGTGAGGGAAGCTTTGGCAGTATAA
- a CDS encoding DinB family protein, whose translation MKTIIKVILTLSAGIILPFTALAVSDSNNTAILQTSIRKASPITILNPHGNIDSLLQYFQYTTQLLQNNISGLSEAQLQFSPGEGKWSISQCLEHIIRSEKMLFDMAQKELAKTAQPQRKNEVKTTDQDLITMMTDRSQKFQAPKELQPTGKYNNSSIAMSDFTAAREPVVQYIKRANLDDLRNHISEYPTGIVDGYQNLLFIAAHCARHIKQIEEVKKNPNFPKK comes from the coding sequence ATGAAAACAATTATAAAAGTTATACTAACACTAAGTGCGGGTATAATCCTACCATTCACGGCACTAGCTGTTTCAGATAGTAATAATACAGCTATATTGCAAACATCAATTCGAAAAGCTAGTCCTATTACAATTTTAAATCCTCATGGAAATATTGATTCATTACTGCAATATTTTCAATACACCACCCAGTTGTTACAAAACAATATTTCCGGACTTAGTGAAGCGCAACTACAATTTAGCCCTGGAGAAGGTAAATGGTCTATCAGTCAATGTTTAGAACACATTATTCGCTCAGAGAAAATGTTATTTGACATGGCCCAAAAAGAACTAGCAAAAACTGCACAACCTCAACGAAAAAACGAAGTAAAAACAACTGATCAAGATTTAATTACGATGATGACCGATCGAAGTCAAAAATTTCAAGCTCCCAAGGAGTTGCAACCTACAGGAAAGTATAACAATAGCAGTATCGCAATGAGCGACTTCACTGCAGCACGAGAACCTGTAGTGCAATATATTAAAAGAGCTAATCTTGATGATCTACGCAATCACATTAGTGAGTATCCGACCGGTATAGTCGATGGTTACCAAAATCTGCTCTTTATTGCAGCACACTGCGCTAGACACATTAAACAAATAGAAGAAGTAAAGAAAAATCCAAATTTTCCTAAAAAATAA
- a CDS encoding helix-turn-helix domain-containing GNAT family N-acetyltransferase yields MNFFNKTGKMAMGSRLRLLTNKVTEDAAQIYELYHVEFLPKWFPVFFILSEEGEKTITDLAYEIGHSQPSVTKIIREMAQAGLVEDNLSSRDKRRNVVGLTDKGKNLSETIKISCSDVDAAIETVIGEATHNLWEAIEEWEVLLEQKSLLKRVKEQKKIRESKAVQIVPYQAEHQLAFRSLNEEWISTYFEMEEADYRALEHPQEYILDQGGAILVALYHHEPVGVCALIKMKDRDYDFEMAKMAVSPRAQGKNLGFLLGQAVVNKAKELGAANIYLESNTILKPAINLYHKLGFQKIVGRATPYKRCNIQMVLELGR; encoded by the coding sequence ATGAATTTCTTTAATAAGACGGGAAAAATGGCTATGGGAAGTAGATTGCGATTATTGACTAATAAGGTCACCGAAGATGCTGCTCAGATATATGAACTTTATCATGTGGAGTTTCTTCCAAAGTGGTTTCCTGTATTCTTTATTTTGTCTGAAGAAGGAGAAAAAACGATTACTGATCTTGCTTATGAAATTGGACATTCGCAACCTTCTGTTACTAAAATAATCAGAGAAATGGCTCAGGCTGGACTTGTTGAAGATAATTTATCATCACGAGATAAACGTAGAAATGTTGTGGGCTTAACTGATAAAGGAAAAAATCTCAGTGAAACAATAAAAATTTCATGTAGCGACGTGGATGCAGCAATCGAAACTGTTATAGGAGAAGCTACTCATAATCTTTGGGAAGCAATTGAAGAGTGGGAGGTGCTTTTGGAACAAAAATCATTGTTAAAAAGAGTAAAAGAACAAAAAAAGATACGTGAAAGTAAAGCAGTACAAATTGTACCTTATCAAGCTGAACACCAATTAGCTTTTAGATCTCTTAATGAAGAATGGATTTCTACTTATTTTGAGATGGAAGAAGCTGATTACCGAGCTCTAGAGCATCCTCAAGAATACATCTTAGATCAAGGTGGGGCTATTTTAGTCGCTCTTTATCATCATGAACCAGTGGGTGTTTGTGCTCTTATTAAAATGAAGGATAGAGATTATGATTTTGAAATGGCAAAAATGGCTGTATCTCCAAGAGCACAGGGTAAAAATTTAGGATTTTTGCTTGGTCAAGCTGTCGTAAACAAAGCTAAAGAATTAGGTGCTGCAAATATATACTTAGAGAGTAATACCATTCTGAAACCTGCTATCAATTTATATCATAAGCTCGGATTCCAAAAAATTGTAGGACGAGCCACGCCATATAAAAGATGTAATATTCAGATGGTTTTAGAATTGGGTAGGTAA
- the bla gene encoding class A beta-lactamase, subclass A2 — translation MLKSTYIIMIIFFLSFTSYAQNMDGLQQHINQIITGKNALVGVAISGISQNDTVGVHASQRLPMQSVFKFPLAIVMLTEIDKGNFTLDQKIEITKRDLTPEIWSPIRDKYPDGVTLTLREILEYTITLSDNIGCDVMLKLLGGPQKVEQYFAKQGFKNISIKINEKTMQSNWDKQFLNWCTPQEMNNILKTFYVNKNNLLSMSMYDFLWSTMKSTNTGLNQIKGQLPAGTVVAHKTGSSGRNKDTGVTAALNDVGIVSLPNGEYFVISIFVTNSKESKETNERMISDIAKVTWDYFTGINNRN, via the coding sequence ATGTTAAAAAGTACATACATAATAATGATAATCTTTTTCTTATCGTTTACCAGCTATGCTCAAAATATGGATGGTTTGCAACAGCATATCAATCAAATTATCACTGGTAAAAATGCCTTAGTTGGTGTTGCTATCAGTGGCATAAGCCAAAATGATACAGTAGGTGTACATGCAAGTCAGCGTCTGCCAATGCAAAGCGTATTTAAATTTCCATTAGCAATTGTGATGTTAACAGAGATTGACAAAGGTAATTTTACTTTGGATCAAAAAATTGAAATTACAAAACGTGATCTTACTCCAGAGATCTGGAGTCCTATTCGAGATAAGTATCCTGACGGAGTAACCCTTACATTGAGAGAAATTCTCGAATATACAATTACATTAAGCGATAACATTGGTTGTGATGTCATGTTAAAGCTTCTTGGTGGCCCACAGAAAGTAGAGCAATATTTTGCGAAGCAAGGTTTTAAGAATATCTCTATTAAAATTAATGAAAAAACGATGCAAAGTAATTGGGATAAACAGTTTTTGAATTGGTGCACTCCTCAAGAAATGAACAACATTTTGAAGACATTTTATGTCAATAAAAACAATTTATTGTCCATGTCCATGTATGATTTTCTATGGAGTACGATGAAGTCCACTAACACAGGTCTTAATCAAATAAAAGGACAACTTCCGGCAGGAACTGTGGTCGCACATAAAACGGGCTCGTCGGGTAGAAATAAAGATACAGGTGTTACTGCAGCATTAAATGATGTAGGAATTGTTTCTCTTCCAAATGGCGAATACTTTGTCATTAGTATATTTGTGACAAATTCCAAAGAGAGTAAGGAAACGAATGAGCGGATGATTTCAGACATCGCTAAAGTGACTTGGGATTATTTTACAGGAATTAACAATCGTAACTAG
- a CDS encoding GNAT family N-acetyltransferase: MRIEKSSIEDLVAHMELYDKAIAYQHALGKVNWLGFEERTVLEEIRRGQQYKIVIDKQVACVFLLADSDPIIWEEKNKEPAIYIHRIATNPLFRGQNFVVKIIDFVKIIAKQKQKEFIRMDTTAGNERLNHYYEQCGFNIVATIALQGNTDMPAHYRNNSFTLFEMRV; encoded by the coding sequence ATGAGAATAGAAAAAAGTAGTATCGAAGATTTGGTTGCCCACATGGAATTGTACGATAAAGCGATTGCCTATCAGCATGCCTTAGGCAAAGTGAATTGGTTGGGATTTGAAGAGCGGACTGTACTAGAGGAAATTAGAAGGGGGCAGCAGTATAAAATTGTGATAGACAAACAAGTTGCTTGTGTTTTTCTACTCGCTGACTCTGATCCAATTATTTGGGAAGAAAAAAATAAAGAACCGGCGATTTATATTCATCGTATTGCTACTAATCCACTTTTTAGAGGTCAAAATTTTGTTGTCAAGATCATTGATTTTGTAAAAATAATAGCTAAACAAAAGCAAAAAGAATTTATAAGAATGGATACTACCGCAGGTAATGAACGACTGAACCATTATTATGAGCAATGCGGTTTTAACATAGTAGCTACTATTGCGCTTCAAGGAAATACTGATATGCCAGCGCATTATCGAAATAATTCATTTACACTTTTCGAAATGAGGGTATAA
- a CDS encoding SRPBCC domain-containing protein — MMRTKTYQINIKAPVEQVFYKMLDRPTYKLWTAEFQPTSDYEGGWNKGDKIYFIGINKEGKREGMIAKIAEHIPNKFISIAHYGILHGDTEILEGPAVEGWTGCTENYHFEEQDDVTTVTVKVDVMDQYLTYFDETWPKALARLKQICE; from the coding sequence ATGATGAGAACTAAAACCTATCAGATCAATATCAAAGCACCCGTTGAACAAGTCTTTTATAAAATGCTTGATAGACCCACTTATAAATTATGGACAGCTGAATTCCAACCCACTTCAGATTACGAAGGCGGATGGAACAAAGGAGATAAAATTTATTTTATCGGCATCAATAAAGAAGGAAAAAGAGAAGGAATGATCGCCAAAATTGCGGAACATATTCCAAATAAATTTATTTCTATAGCTCATTACGGAATACTACATGGGGATACAGAAATTTTAGAAGGACCTGCAGTAGAAGGTTGGACAGGCTGTACTGAAAATTATCACTTTGAGGAGCAAGATGATGTTACTACAGTCACCGTTAAAGTGGATGTCATGGATCAATATCTAACTTATTTTGACGAAACATGGCCTAAAGCTTTAGCCCGTCTAAAACAAATCTGCGAATAA
- a CDS encoding VOC family protein, with protein sequence MKKVTGLGGVFFKCDDPEAINNWYAKNLGIVTSEYGANFEWRDVDDTSKKGNTTWCTFPKESEYFKPSTKPFMINYRVDNLVALVEELKKEDVTMVDEISEFEYGKFVHILDPEGNVIELWEPKGNFE encoded by the coding sequence ATGAAAAAAGTAACTGGATTAGGAGGGGTATTCTTCAAATGTGACGATCCGGAGGCGATAAATAATTGGTATGCCAAAAATCTTGGAATAGTTACTAGCGAGTATGGTGCTAATTTTGAATGGAGAGATGTTGATGATACCTCTAAAAAGGGCAATACCACTTGGTGTACTTTTCCTAAAGAGTCTGAATATTTTAAACCTTCTACTAAGCCATTTATGATTAATTATCGGGTGGATAATCTCGTCGCTTTGGTTGAGGAATTAAAAAAAGAAGATGTGACTATGGTCGATGAAATTTCAGAATTTGAATACGGTAAATTCGTACATATATTAGATCCTGAAGGTAATGTAATTGAACTTTGGGAACCAAAGGGAAATTTTGAATAA
- a CDS encoding DUF1801 domain-containing protein — MVHVFDEYYENIVEHNKSCLLALRKIILQQDTLIKEAQKWGMPCFCYKNRIFC; from the coding sequence GTGGTCCATGTTTTTGATGAATATTATGAGAACATAGTCGAGCACAATAAAAGTTGCTTACTTGCACTGCGCAAGATAATTCTACAACAGGATACGCTAATCAAAGAAGCGCAGAAATGGGGCATGCCCTGTTTCTGCTATAAAAATAGGATATTTTGTTAA